One segment of Agrococcus sp. ProA11 DNA contains the following:
- a CDS encoding type IV toxin-antitoxin system AbiEi family antitoxin domain-containing protein produces MSDTLATRAGILTRAQLHAIGWTSAQLEQAVATGRLIRVRPGWFAGEPVDPEVLAAVKAYGCSSCFSALRLHGVWVPEGRGAHVRLPRHRQRRRRAGEPKRCRPFGVQPPVASAIDSLEVAFRCVLRCGSREEIVVVIDSILQRRLASRHTLEDWMDDAPFAVRALAALADGNAESGTESMVRFRLWRRRLATRIQVRVMEGIRVDLLIGDRLIIECDSREHHTEAGAYESDRRRDRRLIARGFIVLRLTYRQIHDEWPEIEREILAIVRRGDHRWPRQRKNRG; encoded by the coding sequence ATGAGCGACACCCTTGCGACCCGGGCCGGAATCCTCACCAGAGCCCAGCTGCACGCGATCGGCTGGACCAGCGCGCAGCTCGAACAGGCCGTCGCGACGGGCCGGCTCATCCGCGTGCGTCCGGGCTGGTTCGCGGGCGAGCCGGTCGACCCGGAGGTGCTCGCCGCCGTCAAGGCCTATGGGTGCAGCTCGTGCTTCTCGGCGCTGCGGCTCCACGGCGTCTGGGTGCCGGAGGGAAGAGGTGCGCACGTGCGCCTGCCGCGCCATCGGCAGCGGCGCCGACGAGCAGGGGAGCCGAAGCGCTGCCGGCCCTTCGGGGTGCAGCCGCCCGTGGCCAGCGCGATCGACAGCCTCGAGGTCGCGTTCCGCTGCGTGCTGCGCTGCGGCAGCCGCGAGGAGATCGTCGTGGTGATCGACTCGATCCTGCAGCGGCGGCTCGCGAGCCGGCACACGCTGGAAGACTGGATGGACGACGCGCCGTTCGCCGTTCGAGCACTGGCTGCGCTCGCCGACGGCAACGCGGAATCGGGGACCGAGTCGATGGTGCGCTTCCGGCTCTGGAGGCGACGGCTGGCTACGCGGATCCAGGTGCGCGTCATGGAGGGGATCCGCGTCGACCTGCTGATCGGCGACCGGCTGATCATCGAGTGCGACAGCCGCGAGCACCACACGGAGGCAGGCGCTTACGAGAGCGATCGTCGCCGCGACCGCCGCCTCATTGCCCGAGGCTTCATCGTGCTGCGGCTCACGTACCGGCAGATCCACGACGAGTGGCCCGAAATCGAGCGGGAGATCCTCGCGATCGTTCGCCGCGGCGACCATCGCTGGCCTCGGCAGCGGAAGAACCGGGGCTGA
- a CDS encoding hydrolase has translation MTTLCATCGVEADQPLPMTCPICADERQWVPAAGQRWSSIAQQQREGFRIDVDELEPGLWAVTSEPQVGIGQRALLVQTGEGNLLWDPIGTITPAAIERVRELGGIAVVAASHPHMFGVQCAWADALDARVLVNERDAAWLQRRSARIELWDGELEVLPGVRLIRFGGHFPGSAMVLWAQGSGGEGSLLAGDTIQPKPDRRSLGFMRSFPNNIPMSPGVVRRIADQLAPLRYRRIYGNIAGQLIEDGPAAVERSAARHIAWCRGEHDDLT, from the coding sequence ATGACGACGCTGTGCGCCACGTGCGGGGTGGAGGCCGACCAGCCACTGCCCATGACCTGCCCGATCTGCGCCGACGAGCGGCAGTGGGTGCCGGCAGCGGGGCAGCGCTGGAGCTCGATCGCGCAGCAGCAGCGCGAGGGCTTTCGGATCGACGTGGACGAGCTGGAGCCTGGGCTCTGGGCGGTCACGTCCGAGCCGCAGGTGGGCATCGGCCAGCGCGCGCTGCTGGTGCAGACGGGCGAGGGCAACCTGCTCTGGGATCCGATCGGCACGATCACACCCGCCGCGATCGAGCGGGTGCGGGAGCTCGGCGGCATCGCGGTGGTGGCTGCCTCGCATCCGCACATGTTCGGCGTGCAATGCGCATGGGCGGATGCGCTTGACGCGCGCGTGCTCGTCAACGAGCGCGATGCGGCGTGGCTCCAGCGGCGGAGCGCGCGCATCGAGCTGTGGGACGGTGAGCTGGAGGTGCTCCCGGGTGTGAGGCTGATCCGCTTCGGCGGCCACTTCCCGGGCTCTGCGATGGTGCTCTGGGCGCAGGGCAGCGGCGGCGAGGGCTCGTTGCTCGCCGGCGACACCATCCAGCCGAAGCCCGATAGGCGAAGCCTGGGCTTCATGCGCTCGTTCCCCAACAACATCCCGATGTCGCCCGGCGTCGTGCGGCGGATCGCCGACCAGCTGGCGCCGCTGCGCTATCGCCGCATCTACGGCAACATCGCGGGACAGCTGATCGAGGACGGCCCGGCAGCGGTCGAGCGCTCGGCCGCGCGGCACATCGCCTGGTGCCGCGGCGAGCACGACGATCTGACCTGA
- the sucD gene encoding succinate--CoA ligase subunit alpha, with product MSIYLNKDSKVIVQGITGGEGSKHTARMLAAGTQVVGGVNARKAGTTVSHVAQDGSQVELPVFGSVAEAMASTGADTSIVFVPPAFAKDAVIEAVDAGIGLLVVITEGIPVQDSAEFWAHAKAKGTTRIIGPNCPGIITPEESLVGITPANITGKGPIGLVSKSGTLTYQMMFELRDIGFSTAIGIGGDPIIGTTHIDALEAFEADPETKAIVMIGEIGGDAEERAADFIKANVTKPVVGYVAGFTAPEGKTMGHAGAIVSGSSGTAEAKQEALEAAGVKVGKTPTEAARLMREIIESL from the coding sequence ATGTCGATCTACCTCAACAAGGACAGCAAGGTCATCGTCCAGGGCATCACCGGCGGCGAGGGCTCGAAGCACACCGCCCGCATGCTCGCGGCCGGCACCCAGGTCGTCGGCGGCGTGAACGCGCGCAAGGCCGGCACCACCGTCTCGCACGTGGCGCAGGACGGCTCGCAGGTCGAGCTGCCCGTCTTCGGCTCGGTCGCGGAGGCGATGGCCTCCACCGGCGCCGACACGTCGATCGTCTTCGTGCCGCCGGCGTTCGCGAAGGACGCCGTCATCGAGGCCGTCGACGCGGGCATCGGCCTGCTCGTGGTCATCACCGAGGGCATCCCGGTGCAGGACTCGGCAGAGTTCTGGGCCCACGCGAAGGCCAAGGGCACCACGCGCATCATCGGCCCGAACTGCCCGGGCATCATCACGCCGGAGGAATCGCTGGTCGGCATCACGCCGGCGAACATCACCGGCAAGGGCCCGATCGGCCTGGTCTCGAAGTCGGGCACGCTGACCTACCAGATGATGTTCGAGCTGCGCGACATCGGTTTCTCGACCGCCATCGGCATCGGCGGCGACCCGATCATCGGCACGACGCACATCGACGCGCTCGAGGCGTTCGAGGCTGACCCCGAGACGAAGGCGATCGTCATGATCGGCGAGATCGGCGGCGACGCCGAGGAGCGCGCTGCCGACTTCATCAAGGCGAACGTGACGAAGCCGGTCGTCGGCTACGTCGCGGGCTTCACGGCACCCGAGGGCAAGACCATGGGCCACGCCGGCGCCATCGTCTCGGGCTCGTCGGGCACGGCTGAGGCGAAGCAGGAGGCCCTGGAGGCCGCCGGCGTCAAGGTCGGCAAGACGCCGACCGAGGCAGCCCGCCTCATGCGGGAGATCATCGAGTCGCTCTGA
- the sucC gene encoding ADP-forming succinate--CoA ligase subunit beta: MDLYEYQARDLFEKHGVPVLRGITADTPEQAEAAAAELGGGVVVVKAQVKTGGRGKAGGVKVVKSPEAAKDAANAILGLDINGHTVHRVMVAEGAAIKEEYYFSVLLDRANRSYLAMCSYEGGVEIEQLAEERPDALAKVEVDPAVGIDAAKAEEIVRTANFPDELVAKIAPVLVKLYDVYVKEDATLVEVNPLVLTEGGDIVALDGKITLDENAEFRQEGHAALEDKAATDPLEAKAKESDLNYVKLDGQVGIIGNGAGLVMSTLDVVAYAGERHGGVKPANFLDIGGGASAKVMAAGLDVILNDEDVKSVFVNVFGGITACDAVANGIVQALEILGDSATKPLVVRLDGNNVEEGRQILADAAHPLVTVVDTMDEAADKAAELAAA, translated from the coding sequence GTGGATCTCTACGAGTACCAGGCAAGAGACCTCTTCGAAAAGCACGGTGTCCCCGTGCTTCGAGGCATCACCGCCGACACCCCCGAGCAGGCCGAGGCAGCAGCCGCGGAGCTCGGTGGCGGTGTCGTGGTCGTGAAGGCACAGGTCAAGACCGGCGGACGAGGCAAGGCAGGCGGCGTCAAGGTCGTCAAGAGCCCCGAAGCGGCGAAGGACGCGGCGAACGCGATCCTGGGCCTCGACATCAACGGGCACACGGTGCACCGAGTGATGGTGGCTGAGGGCGCCGCGATCAAGGAGGAGTACTACTTCTCCGTGCTGCTGGACCGCGCGAACCGCTCCTACCTCGCCATGTGCTCCTACGAGGGCGGCGTCGAGATCGAGCAGCTGGCCGAGGAGCGCCCCGACGCGCTCGCCAAGGTCGAGGTCGACCCGGCCGTGGGCATCGACGCGGCCAAGGCCGAGGAGATCGTGCGCACCGCGAACTTCCCCGACGAGCTCGTCGCGAAGATCGCCCCCGTGCTGGTCAAGCTCTACGACGTCTACGTCAAGGAGGACGCCACGCTCGTCGAGGTGAACCCGCTGGTGCTCACCGAGGGCGGCGACATCGTCGCGCTCGACGGCAAGATCACGCTCGACGAGAACGCCGAGTTCCGTCAGGAGGGCCACGCCGCCCTCGAGGACAAGGCCGCCACCGACCCACTGGAGGCGAAGGCCAAGGAGTCCGACCTCAACTACGTCAAGCTCGACGGCCAGGTCGGCATCATCGGCAACGGCGCCGGCCTCGTCATGTCCACGCTCGACGTGGTCGCCTACGCGGGCGAGCGGCACGGCGGCGTGAAGCCCGCCAACTTCCTCGACATCGGCGGCGGCGCATCCGCCAAGGTCATGGCGGCGGGTCTCGACGTCATCCTGAACGACGAGGACGTCAAGAGCGTGTTCGTGAACGTCTTCGGCGGCATCACCGCCTGCGACGCCGTCGCGAACGGCATCGTGCAGGCGCTGGAGATCCTCGGCGACTCGGCCACCAAGCCGCTCGTCGTGCGACTCGACGGCAACAACGTCGAGGAGGGTCGCCAGATCCTCGCCGACGCCGCGCACCCGCTGGTGACGGTTGTCGACACGATGGACGAGGCAGCCGACAAGGCCGCCGAGCTGGCTGCGGCGTAA
- a CDS encoding VIT family protein, producing MDPALQRRPDLPPPVESMTSRLNWLRAGVLGANDGIVSTSALMVGVAGAGTSFGGILTAGIAALVAGAFSMGVGEYVSVSSQRDSERAAINRELALLRADPTGQIEQLAHMYEERGLRPDTAHRAAVELTEADALRAHLDVEYRLDPDDLNNPWAAAAASGFSFTLGALVPLLAALVSPAAWMPWPIIVATILALVLTGAISARIGGSGKRRGMLRVLIGGTIALAATWFIGALVGTPVH from the coding sequence ATGGATCCCGCACTGCAGCGTCGGCCCGATCTGCCGCCGCCGGTCGAGTCGATGACCTCGAGGCTCAACTGGCTGCGCGCCGGTGTGCTCGGCGCGAACGACGGCATCGTGTCGACCTCCGCGCTGATGGTCGGTGTGGCAGGCGCGGGCACGTCCTTCGGCGGCATCCTCACCGCGGGCATCGCCGCCCTGGTCGCCGGTGCCTTCTCGATGGGCGTGGGCGAATACGTCTCGGTCTCGTCGCAGCGCGACAGCGAGCGCGCGGCGATCAATCGGGAGCTCGCGCTGCTGCGCGCCGATCCCACCGGCCAGATCGAGCAGCTCGCCCACATGTACGAGGAGCGCGGGCTGCGCCCTGACACGGCACACCGGGCGGCCGTCGAGCTCACCGAGGCGGATGCGCTGCGTGCGCACCTGGATGTGGAGTACCGGCTCGACCCGGACGACCTCAACAACCCGTGGGCGGCCGCCGCCGCCTCGGGCTTCTCCTTCACCCTCGGCGCGCTCGTGCCGCTGCTCGCGGCGCTCGTCTCCCCCGCAGCCTGGATGCCGTGGCCGATCATCGTGGCGACGATCCTGGCGCTGGTGCTCACCGGCGCCATCTCGGCGCGCATCGGCGGCTCGGGCAAGCGCCGCGGCATGCTGCGGGTGCTGATCGGCGGCACGATCGCCCTGGCCGCCACCTGGTTCATCGGGGCGCTGGTCGGCACGCCGGTGCACTGA
- a CDS encoding response regulator — MRPLRVLIVEDDKAVAVVTRGFVERHGAFAVVGEAGTGRDALEAIEAVRPDLVLLDIHLPDASGIEVLRVARARGFAGEVIAVTAARDLETVRAARAFGVRHYLVKPFGLEAMRDRLDAVRAELAQATSLSTQPLDQRAVDAMLQPSDRQKHAPAGSQLTLDRVAGLLAGTEGTVSAAEVGEHLGMSRVSARRYLERLVVEGRAEVAPRYGGTGRPELRYSAR, encoded by the coding sequence ATGCGGCCGCTGCGGGTGCTGATCGTCGAGGACGACAAGGCGGTCGCGGTCGTCACGCGCGGTTTCGTCGAGCGCCACGGCGCGTTCGCCGTGGTCGGCGAGGCCGGCACCGGGCGCGACGCGCTCGAGGCGATCGAGGCCGTGCGTCCCGACCTGGTGCTGCTCGACATCCATCTGCCCGACGCATCCGGCATCGAGGTGCTGCGGGTCGCCCGCGCTCGCGGCTTCGCGGGCGAGGTCATCGCGGTCACGGCGGCGCGCGACCTCGAGACGGTGCGCGCCGCCCGCGCATTCGGCGTGCGCCACTACCTCGTCAAGCCGTTCGGCCTGGAGGCGATGCGTGATCGGTTGGACGCGGTGCGGGCGGAGCTGGCGCAGGCGACGAGCCTGTCGACGCAGCCGTTGGATCAGCGCGCAGTCGACGCGATGCTGCAGCCGTCCGACCGGCAGAAGCACGCGCCTGCGGGCTCGCAGCTGACGCTCGATCGTGTCGCCGGGCTGCTCGCGGGCACCGAGGGCACGGTGAGCGCGGCCGAGGTCGGCGAGCACCTGGGCATGTCGCGCGTGAGCGCCCGACGCTATCTCGAGCGCCTGGTCGTCGAGGGGCGGGCCGAGGTCGCGCCGCGCTACGGCGGCACCGGACGGCCAGAGCTGCGGTACAGCGCGCGCTGA
- a CDS encoding sensor histidine kinase → MERAMTLRTQLVLLQSAIMLVVIVGSGIAAAWLQERSLRDAYLDRMIGVAYSVAQLPSVIEAFDDPEPSVVIQPIAETVRTASDVTYVVVTDVEGMRFSHPNPDRIGEVASTEPDAAITGELFTGSQTGTLGESWRAKVPVFGSGGEIIGQVSVGILEAELQQAWLANVWVLALCLAVAAIVGVVLASWAASHVRRRIYGLEPEEIKAMLETRNATLHGIGEGLVVADPRGVITLCNDAALRLLGREGDELAGVPVGAVLDAQLDALLADAGEQQLVLAGERVLVVRADPVVVDGRDIGTVLILRDRTEIATALRELAGAQGMTETLRAQQHEFANTLHTLGGLLELGETEAAVGVIRRAGGGGALDPLEPDSGILEPEVAALLMAKRAQARERGVELTVRADAALRPAPSAAVAGDWLTVLGNLVDNAVDASPGGRVEVAIDDAATVAGRTVTIAVDDDGAGVPPALRESIFDAAFSTKQRPLGSARGYGLTLVRRVAERLGGAAVVGMSRLGGARFVATLPVAVDSVDAAQVGEQR, encoded by the coding sequence GTGGAGCGAGCGATGACGCTGCGGACGCAGCTGGTGCTGCTGCAGAGCGCCATCATGCTCGTCGTCATCGTCGGCTCCGGCATCGCGGCCGCATGGCTGCAGGAGCGCTCGCTCCGCGACGCCTACCTCGACCGCATGATCGGGGTCGCCTACTCGGTCGCGCAGCTGCCGTCGGTGATCGAGGCCTTCGACGATCCCGAACCGTCCGTCGTCATCCAGCCGATCGCCGAGACCGTCCGCACCGCCTCCGATGTCACGTACGTCGTCGTGACGGATGTCGAGGGCATGCGCTTCTCGCACCCGAACCCCGATCGCATCGGCGAGGTCGCCTCGACCGAGCCCGATGCGGCGATCACGGGAGAGCTCTTCACCGGCAGCCAGACCGGCACGCTCGGGGAGTCCTGGCGCGCGAAGGTGCCGGTGTTCGGCTCGGGCGGCGAGATCATCGGCCAGGTGTCGGTGGGCATCCTGGAGGCGGAGCTGCAGCAGGCGTGGCTCGCGAACGTCTGGGTGCTGGCGCTCTGCCTCGCGGTGGCCGCGATCGTCGGCGTCGTGCTGGCGAGCTGGGCGGCCTCGCATGTGCGGCGGCGCATCTACGGGCTCGAGCCCGAGGAGATCAAGGCGATGCTCGAGACCCGCAACGCGACGCTGCACGGCATCGGCGAGGGGCTCGTGGTCGCCGACCCGCGAGGCGTGATCACGCTCTGCAACGATGCGGCGCTGCGGTTGCTCGGCCGCGAGGGCGACGAGCTCGCGGGCGTGCCTGTCGGCGCGGTGCTCGATGCACAGCTCGACGCGCTGCTGGCGGACGCCGGTGAGCAGCAGCTCGTGCTCGCGGGCGAGCGCGTGCTCGTCGTGCGCGCCGATCCGGTCGTCGTCGACGGCCGCGACATCGGCACCGTGCTCATCCTGCGCGACCGCACCGAGATCGCCACCGCGCTGCGCGAGCTCGCGGGCGCGCAGGGCATGACCGAGACGCTGCGGGCGCAGCAGCACGAGTTCGCGAACACGCTGCACACCCTCGGCGGCCTGCTCGAGCTCGGCGAGACCGAGGCGGCCGTTGGCGTGATCCGGCGCGCCGGCGGCGGCGGCGCGCTCGACCCGCTGGAACCGGACTCGGGCATCCTCGAGCCGGAGGTCGCCGCGCTGCTGATGGCGAAGCGGGCGCAGGCGCGCGAGCGGGGCGTCGAGCTGACGGTGCGGGCGGATGCGGCGCTGCGACCGGCGCCGTCGGCGGCGGTGGCGGGAGACTGGCTGACGGTGCTCGGCAACCTGGTCGACAACGCCGTGGATGCGTCCCCGGGCGGTCGGGTCGAGGTGGCGATCGACGACGCGGCGACGGTCGCCGGGCGCACCGTCACCATCGCCGTCGATGACGACGGCGCGGGCGTGCCGCCGGCGCTGCGCGAGTCGATCTTCGACGCGGCCTTCTCGACGAAGCAGCGCCCGCTCGGCTCGGCGCGCGGCTACGGGCTCACGCTCGTGCGCCGCGTGGCCGAACGGCTCGGCGGAGCCGCTGTCGTCGGGATGTCGCGGCTGGGCGGTGCGCGCTTCGTCGCCACGCTGCCCGTGGCGGTCGACAGCGTCGACGCTGCCCAGGTCGGGGAGCAGCGCTGA
- a CDS encoding tripartite tricarboxylate transporter substrate-binding protein — protein MHPSTTRSPRLQSIVRIGVAGAAALTLAACSSGGTASGSEAPDGEASAITAVSVIAPADPGGGWDQTARGIGATLTDTGLVDSAPVTNIGGAGGTVGLASLATETDPNTLMITGSVMVGAVETNASDNRIEDMTPIAKLTEEPLVIVVPADSEYESLQDLVDAIVAEGQGVAVTGGSAGGIDHILAGLLLTEAGVAPAEVPGTLNYVANSGGGEALTMLLGNTVQAGISGVGEFSESVLSGDLRALAVSSAEPAEMLPDVPTIQDEGIDITLTNWRGVIAPGGITDEERTALVDLVTQLHDEAAWGELLTTNGWTDAFIAGDDFDAFLAEDMTLTQETLRTIGLIE, from the coding sequence ATGCACCCCAGCACCACTCGCAGCCCGCGGCTGCAGTCCATCGTCCGCATCGGCGTCGCTGGGGCAGCAGCCCTCACGCTCGCAGCCTGCTCGAGCGGCGGCACCGCGTCAGGCTCCGAGGCGCCTGATGGCGAAGCTTCCGCGATCACCGCGGTGAGCGTCATCGCCCCCGCCGACCCTGGTGGCGGCTGGGATCAGACCGCGCGCGGCATCGGCGCCACGCTCACCGACACCGGCCTCGTCGACAGCGCGCCGGTGACGAACATCGGCGGCGCCGGCGGTACCGTCGGCCTCGCAAGCCTGGCGACCGAGACCGACCCGAACACGCTCATGATCACGGGCTCGGTGATGGTCGGCGCAGTCGAGACCAACGCTTCCGACAACCGCATCGAAGACATGACCCCGATCGCGAAGCTCACCGAGGAGCCGCTCGTCATCGTCGTCCCCGCTGACTCCGAGTACGAGTCGCTGCAGGATCTCGTCGACGCGATCGTCGCCGAGGGCCAGGGCGTCGCCGTTACCGGTGGTTCGGCCGGCGGCATCGACCACATCCTCGCCGGGCTGCTGCTGACCGAGGCCGGCGTCGCTCCCGCGGAGGTGCCCGGCACGCTGAACTATGTCGCCAACTCCGGCGGCGGCGAGGCGCTCACCATGCTGCTCGGCAACACCGTGCAGGCAGGCATCTCGGGTGTCGGCGAGTTCTCGGAGTCGGTGCTCTCCGGCGACCTGCGTGCACTCGCGGTCTCCAGCGCCGAGCCCGCCGAGATGCTGCCCGACGTACCCACCATCCAGGATGAGGGCATCGACATCACGCTCACCAACTGGCGCGGCGTCATTGCCCCCGGCGGCATCACCGACGAGGAGCGCACCGCGCTCGTCGACCTGGTGACGCAGCTGCACGACGAAGCCGCGTGGGGCGAGCTGCTCACCACCAACGGCTGGACCGATGCATTCATCGCCGGTGACGACTTCGACGCCTTCCTGGCAGAGGACATGACCCTCACCCAGGAGACGCTGCGCACGATCGGCCTCATCGAATGA
- a CDS encoding tripartite tricarboxylate transporter TctB family protein produces the protein MTSPTSADAPSGASAASRSLRIESMVFVGLLIVLSIAVMIATTTIREPPGSTNTLGARVVPYAVGGLLLVSALAVLIAQIRGRFGHAEAGEDVDLEAGTSWGVTAVVVLSFLSLMLTIPHLGWPLGVMILFTGASVALGAKRWWLAALIGLALGVVTQFVFGTMLGLSLPATGTLTSWIGL, from the coding sequence ATGACCTCCCCGACGTCCGCCGACGCCCCCTCGGGTGCGTCGGCGGCGTCGCGTTCGCTCCGCATCGAGTCGATGGTCTTCGTCGGACTGCTCATCGTGCTCTCGATTGCGGTCATGATCGCGACAACGACCATTCGCGAGCCTCCGGGATCGACGAACACGCTCGGCGCCCGCGTCGTGCCCTACGCCGTCGGCGGCCTGCTGCTCGTGAGTGCGCTGGCCGTGCTCATCGCGCAGATCCGTGGCCGATTCGGCCACGCCGAAGCCGGCGAGGATGTCGACCTCGAGGCGGGCACCTCCTGGGGCGTCACTGCCGTCGTGGTGCTCAGCTTCCTCTCGCTCATGCTCACCATCCCGCACCTGGGCTGGCCACTGGGCGTGATGATCCTGTTCACCGGCGCCTCTGTCGCACTCGGCGCTAAGCGCTGGTGGCTGGCGGCGCTCATCGGCCTCGCGCTCGGCGTCGTGACGCAGTTCGTGTTCGGCACCATGCTCGGCCTCTCACTGCCGGCCACCGGCACCCTCACCTCTTGGATCGGTCTCTGA
- a CDS encoding tripartite tricarboxylate transporter permease: MDTWSLLLDGFATALQPIYLLYALLGVLLGTAVGVLPGIGPAMTVALLLPITYSLEPTAAFIVFAGIYYGGMYGGSTTSILLNTPGESASIVTALEGNKMARAGRGAAALATAAIGSFVAGTIATVLLTLLAPTVARFAVSLGPSDYFALMVIAFLTVGALLGDSAWRGMVSLGLGLFIGLIGVDSLTGQTRFTLGIPQLGDGIDVVLVAVGLFALGEALYVGSRLRGGELPLIPITRGWRTWMRRSDWARSWKPWLRGAAIGFPIGSIPAGGADVATFLSYATERSVAKKEYKAQFGKGAIEGVAGPEAANNAAAAGVLVPLLTLGIPTTATAAIILSAFQGYGIQPGPRLFEAQPELVWALIASLFIGNAMLLVLNLPLVGMWVKLLQIPRPYLYAGILVFAGLGAYAANFTVFDIGVLLVLGVMGFFMRRLGFPIAPLVVGAILGPMAEEKLRQAMQIGQGDPAYLVHSPFSIVAYGLMVLVIALALWLKRRRARFEASLPPVDTTAISTLDQEIELHEPHPEVDRGRLSTTALPTIRPKDQERDERD, encoded by the coding sequence ATGGATACCTGGTCGCTGCTGCTCGACGGCTTCGCCACCGCCCTCCAGCCCATCTACCTGCTCTACGCGCTGCTGGGCGTGCTGTTGGGCACCGCCGTCGGCGTGCTGCCCGGCATCGGACCCGCCATGACGGTGGCGCTGCTGCTCCCGATCACCTACTCGCTCGAGCCGACCGCCGCATTCATCGTCTTCGCCGGCATCTACTACGGCGGCATGTACGGCGGATCGACCACCTCCATCCTGCTGAACACGCCAGGCGAGTCGGCGTCGATCGTGACCGCGCTCGAGGGCAACAAGATGGCGCGCGCCGGCCGCGGCGCAGCCGCGCTGGCCACGGCCGCGATCGGCTCATTCGTTGCCGGCACGATCGCCACGGTGCTGCTCACCCTCTTGGCACCCACCGTGGCCCGGTTCGCGGTCAGCCTCGGCCCATCCGACTACTTCGCGCTCATGGTGATCGCCTTCCTCACGGTGGGCGCCCTGCTGGGCGACAGCGCATGGCGCGGCATGGTGTCGCTCGGGCTGGGCCTGTTCATCGGGCTCATCGGCGTCGACTCCCTCACCGGCCAAACGCGTTTCACGCTCGGCATTCCACAGCTCGGCGACGGCATCGATGTCGTGCTGGTGGCCGTCGGGCTCTTCGCTCTCGGCGAGGCACTCTATGTAGGGTCCAGGCTGCGCGGGGGCGAGCTGCCGCTCATCCCGATCACGCGTGGCTGGCGCACCTGGATGCGCCGCTCCGACTGGGCTCGCTCCTGGAAGCCCTGGCTGCGCGGCGCGGCCATCGGCTTCCCGATCGGGTCGATTCCCGCCGGCGGCGCCGACGTCGCGACCTTCCTCTCCTACGCGACCGAGCGGAGCGTGGCCAAGAAGGAGTACAAGGCGCAGTTCGGCAAGGGTGCCATCGAGGGCGTCGCGGGTCCCGAGGCTGCCAACAATGCGGCGGCGGCCGGCGTGCTCGTGCCGCTGCTGACGCTCGGCATCCCGACCACCGCGACGGCCGCCATCATCCTGAGCGCCTTCCAGGGCTACGGCATCCAGCCCGGCCCGCGGCTGTTCGAGGCGCAGCCCGAGCTCGTGTGGGCGCTGATCGCGTCGCTCTTCATCGGCAACGCGATGCTCCTGGTGCTCAACCTGCCGCTCGTGGGCATGTGGGTGAAGCTGCTGCAGATCCCTCGCCCCTACCTCTATGCAGGCATCCTCGTGTTCGCGGGGCTCGGCGCCTACGCGGCGAACTTCACGGTGTTCGACATCGGCGTGCTGCTGGTGCTGGGCGTGATGGGCTTCTTCATGCGGCGGCTCGGCTTCCCGATCGCACCACTGGTCGTCGGCGCCATTCTCGGCCCGATGGCAGAGGAGAAGCTGCGGCAGGCGATGCAGATCGGCCAGGGCGATCCGGCCTACCTGGTGCACAGCCCGTTCTCGATCGTCGCCTACGGCCTGATGGTGCTCGTCATTGCGCTGGCGCTGTGGCTCAAGCGTCGCCGCGCTCGCTTCGAGGCGTCGCTGCCGCCGGTCGACACGACCGCCATCAGCACCCTCGATCAGGAGATCGAGCTGCACGAGCCGCACCCGGAGGTCGACCGCGGTCGACTCTCCACCACGGCGCTGCCCACGATCCGACCAAAGGATCAGGAGCGCGACGAGCGCGACTGA